A stretch of DNA from Leptospira barantonii:
CAACAAAATCGACTACGTCGTAGAGAGAACTCAACTGTTCCTTGACTTCTTCCCTTTGTTCGTCGGTCATCCTGTCTCTTCGGATTCCCCAGATCATTCCGATCGGATTTCCTTTTACGAAAAGAGGAATTCCCGCGGCATAGTTCATCGTTCCGGAAAGAAGATGTCTTAGGTTCGGGTGAATCTTTTCGTCCTTGAGACTGCTGAAAACGACTTCAGGACGTTTTTTGGTTTCCACCGCGATGATCGCTTCGCGGATAAAGTTCGCGGAAAGATTGTCCGCGTCTTGGATGGAAACGGGAAGGGTACGGTTGATGAATTCTTGAATGTCTTTGAGTCCGATCCGGGTCGCTACCTCTTTCATTTTAAAATGTGTGGAAGAGGTTACGATCTTTAGGTTCTTATCTTGGATCGCTTCGAAAACCGCATAGTTGAACATGGGTTGGTTGTTGGTAAAGGTTAATGCGACGATCTTGTTTACGAAGGAGGACCATACCTTTTCCAAAAACTTATACGTATAATCGGGAATCGGAAAAATAAAAATGTCGTCAGCCGCTACGTTAAGTCCGCTTTTGCCTCTTCTTTTACGAGTCGCAGGTTTTTTTTCCAGGAGTTCAGCCATACTACGGCCAGAATCGCCGGTAAAATCTCCTCTGCCAACCTGGATTTAAGAGATTTTGATTCTTTTTAAGCGAAATATTTTGAGAAAATGATTCAAATATTCGAAGTTCAATTGAAATTTGCGTCTTAGTCTCGACTGCGTTTCGAAGTCGTTTTAAATTCCGCTTGTTTCCGTATGATCGTGTTTGGCGGGAATTTGGATTTTACGAAAAAAATTTACGATACGTTTCTTTAGGGCCGAGTAACGAACGATTGTTAAGCGAAGTCATTCGTATCGAATTTGAATATTCAACTTTTTTGATTTGAACGAGAATCTTTTGTTCGGCGATTCCCGTTCCTAACTTGTGACGCGGTTTCAAATCGGATTTCATAAACGGACTGCATTTTACGATTCCGAACGAAACAACAGAAACGGATCTTGATCGTGTTCGCAACCGAAGAAAGACCAAAACCGCATCGGGTCCGCCGGAAAAATTTCGAAAAAGACTTCGTTTAACAAAACGGAAAGAAAGGAACCGTAGAGTTTTTTGACGATCGGATATTCGTTTCCATCGCAGGATTTCAGCAAAGCATCGATTCCCTCGAACGCATCCGAAAAGTCGATTTCGTCCTCTCCGTCTTCAAATTCGCAGTGTTCGCTTTCGAATCGAACCGATTCTTTTAAAACTTCGAACTGAGAATAACCGCGTGCGAAAGCGTAACCACCGTAGGGTATTTGCGTTTCTCCTCCCCATTCGAAAACAATCGCGGGCGTATCCGGAAAGTTCATTTCCAGATTCTTTTTTAAGATTTGAAGAGATTCTAAAACGGTTTGTTTTAGATTTTTATAGTCGATTGCAAGCCAAGTATCTTGGATCTTCTTTTGAATTTCGTTTCGAAGTATGGCTAAAAGATCTTTTTGATCGATCCAGATTCTCTGAACGTGTTTTTGAAGTTCAAGGTCTTGGATCGGAGCGTAATCGCCGACCAGGATTCGTTTCGTTTTTTCTTTTTCCGCAAGGTCCTTCGCTATTTTATCTCCACCATTCTTGATCGCAGGATCCGCGCCGTATTCGAAAAACAAGGAGATCAATTTATCGTAATCTCGTAATGCGGCTTCATGCAATACGGTATTTCCTTTTCCATTTTGAACGTTAATTTTTGCGTTTCGGCTTAATAGATATCGAGCGCTTTCCAAACAATGATAGTGTACGGTCCAATGTAAGGGAGTTTCTCCGTGATTGTTCTGACGATTCAAATCAAGTCCGTTTTCAAGAAGATATTCAAGAATCGGAATGTTATCCTGCAGGGCCGCGTAATGGATCAACGAAATTCCGGAATTGTTCACGGCGTTCAGATCGGCGCCCTTTGTATGCAAAAATTGTAATAGACAGAACCCTTCCTTTCGTTTCCAAGGAATTTTGTAAATCGGAGTATAACCTTCTCGGTTTTTTCCGTTGATGGCCGCCTTGTGTTCTAAAAGTAAATCCACGATATCGAGACGTTCCGTATCTACGGCAACGTGTAGGGGAGAATTGTCCCAATCGTCTCTGCCTCCGAATTCTCCGGTCTTGCAGTTTGCGTCCGCCCCTTGTTTTAAATAATCTTCTATCTTTTTAAGACTGCCTTTGTATTTTTTTATTTCTTTGAGTAAGCGGGAATTCAGTAAATTCGTTTCCATGAATATAGTATATCGATATGAATTTAGAAATCCGTGCGTTCGATAATTTGATCGTAATTGATTTCGTTTAGTGGAAAGTTTTACTCGTGTGGGCCCAGAAGATAAATTCCGACCATCGGAGGAATTTGCTGAGTTCTTCTGAACCTTTCGAGAGCGGACTTGCCGTTCCGCAGTCTCACATCCTGTGAGACTTTGCTCCACGGCGTATTTCTTGCGGGCTCATCCATCCATGGATTCACCTCGCATTTTTTCGCTTCTTACGGAAGCTCAAAATGCTCTCGCAAGAAATCTTCAAGTCCATCTGGGCGACTTGGTTTGTGTTGAATGATTGTGAATTTTCGAGAAAGAATTTTACTCTTAAGGGCCCAGAAGATAAATTCCGACCCATAGGGAGGAATTTGCTGAGTTCTTCTGAACCTTTCGAGAACGGACTTGCCGTTACGCAGTCTCACATCCTGTGAGACTTTGCTCCACGGCGTATTTCTTGCGGGCTCATCCATCCATGGATTCACCTCGCATTTTTTCGCTTCTTACGGAAGCTCAAAATGCTCTCGCAAGAAATCTTCAAGTCCATCTGGGCGACTTGGTTTGTGTTGAATGATTGTGAATTTTCGAGAAAGAATTTTACTCTTATGGGCCCAGAAGGACTTGAACCTTCGACCCGCAGATTATGAGTCTGCCGCTCTAACCAACTGAGCTATAGGCCCGGAGTGTCTCCAGTTTTTATAGG
This window harbors:
- a CDS encoding ankyrin repeat domain-containing protein, with translation METNLLNSRLLKEIKKYKGSLKKIEDYLKQGADANCKTGEFGGRDDWDNSPLHVAVDTERLDIVDLLLEHKAAINGKNREGYTPIYKIPWKRKEGFCLLQFLHTKGADLNAVNNSGISLIHYAALQDNIPILEYLLENGLDLNRQNNHGETPLHWTVHYHCLESARYLLSRNAKINVQNGKGNTVLHEAALRDYDKLISLFFEYGADPAIKNGGDKIAKDLAEKEKTKRILVGDYAPIQDLELQKHVQRIWIDQKDLLAILRNEIQKKIQDTWLAIDYKNLKQTVLESLQILKKNLEMNFPDTPAIVFEWGGETQIPYGGYAFARGYSQFEVLKESVRFESEHCEFEDGEDEIDFSDAFEGIDALLKSCDGNEYPIVKKLYGSFLSVLLNEVFFEIFPADPMRFWSFFGCEHDQDPFLLFRSES